Proteins from one Thermodesulfobacteriota bacterium genomic window:
- the secG gene encoding preprotein translocase subunit SecG, with product MDILITLITVFHIVIAILLVITVLLQPGKGGDLGSMFGGGMSDSIFGSSGAVPFLTKTTRVLAVLFIVTSLSLGFFLTRDYKSSVVKDKPSAQIHDEFDEVPVGAETGTQDVSSTGPEVKGEKSSSADEASENIPKKDSKN from the coding sequence GTGGACATATTAATAACTCTTATTACGGTATTTCATATTGTCATCGCAATATTATTAGTAATAACTGTGCTCCTTCAACCTGGAAAAGGCGGAGATCTTGGTTCAATGTTTGGCGGAGGCATGTCTGACTCGATATTCGGTTCCAGTGGTGCTGTTCCATTCTTAACAAAGACAACCAGGGTTCTTGCTGTTCTATTTATTGTAACTTCTCTTTCTCTTGGATTTTTCTTAACGAGAGACTATAAATCTTCAGTCGTGAAAGATAAACCCTCTGCCCAGATTCACGACGAGTTTGACGAAGTACCAGTGGGAGCTGAAACCGGAACTCAGGATGTTTCATCAACAGGTCCCGAGGTGAAGGGGGAAAAATCATCATCCGCCGATGAAGCATCTGAAAATATTCCCAAGAAGGATTCTAAGAACTAA
- the fdxA gene encoding ferredoxin encodes MAYIIAEPCIGVKDKSCVEACPVDCIYEGDDQLYIHPEECIDCGACVDPCPVDAIFHEDELPDKWKSFIEKNKNFFEGKTDLEPARK; translated from the coding sequence ATGGCCTATATCATTGCTGAGCCCTGCATCGGGGTAAAGGATAAATCCTGCGTCGAGGCTTGCCCTGTAGATTGCATATATGAAGGGGATGACCAGCTGTATATCCATCCGGAAGAATGTATTGATTGCGGTGCTTGCGTTGACCCGTGTCCGGTTGATGCGATATTTCACGAAGATGAACTTCCCGACAAGTGGAAAAGTTTTATTGAGAAGAATAAGAATTTCTTTGAAGGAAAAACTGACCTAGAACCGGCTCGTAAATAG
- the nth gene encoding endonuclease III — MQSLDKDIDAKKKRVKKIIDVFRKLYPSPKCHLNFNSPFELLIGCILSAQCTDERVNQVTRALFKKYRTARDYAKASPQELENDIRTTGFFRNKARSIINCTKILDEKYSGEVPFVMEKLTELDGVGRKTANVVLGNAFGKPAIIVDTHIRRLARRLDLSNKKDPDRIEFDLRDLVPRDQWTYFSLALGDHGRTICKARKPNCAECKISHLCPSAWTFG, encoded by the coding sequence ATGCAGAGCCTAGACAAAGACATTGATGCAAAAAAGAAAAGGGTTAAGAAAATAATAGATGTTTTTAGAAAGCTGTATCCAAGTCCAAAATGTCACTTGAATTTCAACAGTCCATTTGAGCTTCTGATCGGATGCATACTCTCAGCTCAATGCACTGATGAAAGGGTAAATCAAGTGACCAGGGCGCTATTCAAAAAGTATAGAACCGCTAGGGATTATGCTAAAGCTAGCCCGCAAGAGTTAGAGAATGACATACGGACGACCGGATTCTTTAGAAACAAGGCAAGGTCGATTATAAACTGCACGAAAATCCTGGATGAAAAGTACTCAGGTGAAGTTCCTTTCGTTATGGAAAAACTCACGGAGCTTGATGGCGTTGGAAGGAAGACTGCGAATGTTGTTTTAGGCAACGCTTTTGGAAAGCCTGCTATAATCGTTGATACACATATCAGGAGGCTTGCTCGTAGGTTGGATCTCTCGAATAAAAAAGACCCCGATAGGATAGAATTCGATCTCAGGGATCTAGTACCTAGAGATCAATGGACCTATTTCTCACTGGCCCTTGGAGATCATGGTCGAACGATTTGTAAAGCGAGAAAACCAAATTGCGCGGAATGTAAAATTAGCCACTTGTGTCCTTCGGCTTGGACATTTGGTTAG
- a CDS encoding TIGR01212 family radical SAM protein (This family includes YhcC from E. coli K-12, an uncharacterized radical SAM protein.): MKRRYNAYSNFLREKFGFRVHKVSVDMGFTCPNRDGSVAQGGCVYCNNDTFVPPYARARFSMQEQIENGMRYLKKRFKAEKFIIYFQAYTNTYDRIEKLEKLYRESLGYENVVGIAVGTRSDCIDEEKIELFEALADDCFVSVEYGIESIYDKTLRFMNRGHDYQSVIDAIELTRGRGVHIGAHIILGMPTETEEEMLCMAEEVSKLGIDSLKIHNLHIVKNTPLAGIYKDSPFHLFGYHEYIDFITGFLERISPDLVIERLFTDTPRDLLIAPDWKKTHNEIIRGIERELERKNTYQGRLFNQNYRLREKSPHS, translated from the coding sequence ATGAAGAGAAGATACAACGCTTACAGCAATTTTCTAAGAGAGAAATTTGGCTTCAGGGTCCATAAGGTTTCTGTAGATATGGGATTTACATGTCCAAATAGGGACGGCAGTGTTGCGCAAGGTGGCTGCGTATACTGTAACAACGATACCTTCGTTCCGCCTTATGCTCGCGCGCGATTCTCGATGCAGGAACAAATAGAAAATGGGATGAGATATTTGAAAAAGAGGTTTAAGGCTGAGAAATTCATAATCTATTTTCAGGCTTATACAAATACATATGACAGGATTGAGAAATTGGAAAAATTATACAGGGAATCACTCGGTTATGAAAATGTTGTGGGAATTGCGGTTGGAACAAGATCCGATTGCATTGATGAGGAAAAGATAGAATTATTCGAGGCTTTAGCTGATGACTGCTTCGTGTCAGTTGAGTATGGAATAGAATCTATATATGACAAAACCCTGCGTTTTATGAACAGAGGTCATGATTATCAATCTGTCATAGATGCAATAGAGCTTACGAGGGGAAGAGGAGTACATATTGGGGCACATATAATCCTGGGCATGCCCACGGAAACGGAAGAAGAAATGCTGTGTATGGCAGAAGAGGTATCAAAGTTGGGAATAGACTCATTGAAAATTCACAATCTCCATATAGTAAAAAATACTCCTCTTGCGGGGATTTATAAAGATTCACCTTTTCATCTATTTGGTTATCATGAATATATCGATTTTATCACTGGCTTCCTCGAACGTATTTCTCCTGACCTCGTAATTGAAAGATTATTTACCGACACACCTAGAGATCTCCTGATCGCCCCTGATTGGAAAAAGACCCATAACGAGATAATTCGTGGAATAGAGCGGGAGCTTGAAAGGAAGAATACTTATCAGGGCAGGTTATTTAATCAGAATTATAGGTTAAGGGAGAAAAGCCCCCATTCGTAG
- a CDS encoding sigma-70 family RNA polymerase sigma factor: MTDLAEKKEPTDEEAMARFQNGDVGAFDFLLHQHSAAILRFIMNMVTVNKSNAEDLLQEIFMKVIENREKYDSNRKFTTWLYTMARNRCIDYLKAEKHRRYSSLDAPLNSETSDGPVKLEIVRSKEKNQEEKMMNKEIRALLNTGVENLKEEFREVFLLREIESLSLKEIADITNVPIGTVKSRLSYAYLNLREIFIQAGYFEEGQIAKGV; the protein is encoded by the coding sequence TTGACAGATTTAGCCGAAAAGAAAGAGCCCACAGACGAAGAGGCAATGGCGAGGTTTCAAAATGGAGACGTAGGAGCTTTTGATTTTCTTCTCCACCAGCATAGTGCTGCGATTCTTAGATTTATAATGAATATGGTGACAGTTAATAAATCGAATGCTGAAGATTTATTACAAGAAATATTCATGAAGGTCATAGAAAATAGAGAGAAATACGATTCAAATAGGAAATTTACTACTTGGCTTTATACCATGGCTAGGAACCGCTGTATAGATTATCTCAAGGCAGAAAAACATAGACGCTACAGCTCCCTGGATGCTCCCCTCAATAGTGAGACTAGCGATGGTCCAGTTAAATTGGAGATTGTTAGAAGCAAGGAGAAAAATCAGGAAGAAAAAATGATGAATAAGGAGATACGGGCACTACTCAACACTGGAGTCGAGAATTTAAAAGAAGAGTTTAGGGAGGTCTTTTTGCTAAGGGAAATCGAGAGTCTTTCTCTTAAAGAGATTGCTGACATTACAAATGTCCCAATCGGTACTGTAAAAAGTCGCCTTAGTTATGCTTATTTGAATCTCAGGGAGATTTTTATTCAGGCCGGTTATTTTGAGGAGGGGCAAATTGCTAAAGGGGTGTAG
- a CDS encoding zf-HC2 domain-containing protein, protein MNCEKFEELLIDFIEGEIEPSDIELVKKHLAACQNCSKKVDEFKEIRKVINGDTHPEPSPEILARLSRIAREELEKDNVPFWRKWFYSPILVPVLSTGLALFIWISNGQKDVEYGPDDAIYSTKVMAKKMPMAQEPNFPGVREEAVSNLESNQGPLLSEEPVSAPPLASGKKSRIEEGTTARSGEPAPAKEMIAGRGVKEDHEYSRHRDEFSDKLEAKAIEERASEPKIEAEEEAFEVGSLAKGRSGETEVQGFQEVKQRSNIPTSYTYTETTYKDKLDLGLKQQKEGNCEASIKTNEELLNLTPPPTDPVKGKAYLSLGECYEQMGEWEKAVSNYKNLEEISPEQTAFAVEKIEYIRRQTRLLKQ, encoded by the coding sequence ATGAATTGTGAGAAATTTGAAGAGCTTTTAATCGATTTCATAGAGGGCGAAATTGAGCCTTCTGATATCGAATTGGTCAAAAAGCATCTTGCTGCATGTCAAAACTGTTCTAAAAAGGTTGATGAATTTAAGGAGATTAGAAAGGTAATTAATGGAGACACCCATCCAGAGCCATCTCCGGAGATTTTGGCGAGATTATCAAGGATCGCTAGAGAAGAGTTAGAAAAAGATAATGTTCCCTTCTGGAGGAAGTGGTTTTATTCTCCAATTTTAGTTCCAGTTCTTAGTACTGGTTTGGCACTGTTTATATGGATTTCCAATGGCCAAAAAGATGTGGAGTATGGTCCCGATGACGCAATATACTCAACGAAGGTTATGGCTAAAAAGATGCCTATGGCACAAGAGCCGAATTTCCCAGGCGTTCGGGAAGAAGCTGTATCAAATTTAGAATCTAATCAAGGTCCATTATTGTCTGAAGAACCAGTCTCTGCGCCTCCTCTCGCTTCCGGAAAGAAAAGCAGAATCGAAGAAGGAACAACAGCAAGATCTGGCGAGCCTGCTCCTGCCAAAGAAATGATTGCCGGAAGGGGCGTCAAAGAAGATCATGAATATTCCCGGCACAGAGATGAGTTTTCTGACAAGTTGGAAGCTAAAGCAATTGAAGAACGAGCTTCAGAACCGAAAATTGAAGCTGAAGAGGAGGCTTTTGAAGTTGGATCACTGGCGAAAGGAAGATCTGGTGAAACAGAAGTGCAGGGGTTTCAAGAAGTTAAGCAAAGATCCAATATACCAACATCATATACATATACTGAAACAACCTATAAAGATAAATTGGATTTAGGGCTCAAGCAGCAAAAAGAAGGGAACTGTGAGGCATCTATAAAGACGAATGAAGAGCTTCTTAATCTAACACCACCTCCAACGGACCCAGTAAAGGGGAAAGCTTACCTTTCCTTAGGCGAGTGTTATGAGCAAATGGGAGAGTGGGAGAAAGCTGTAAGTAACTATAAAAATCTCGAGGAGATATCTCCGGAGCAGACTGCTTTTGCCGTAGAGAAAATCGAATACATCAGAAGGCAAACGAGGCTTTTAAAGCAGTAG
- a CDS encoding PspA/IM30 family protein has protein sequence MGLKNRMGFLIKSQFNHLVTRSEDPEKVINQVVEEIDDGLDSARSRLSALKFRVEEDQRLLERIGEQISYWQGKAEGFIEDNMEENAKEAVRMRRILEDQERGIKIRHVEDEERLKEMGIALKELESRAQAVRAKRNILIKKMRLGKGETNEGREKRDITFGIEFKEPFSIFHKMEERIEGEEGFDYLFRDKQREMCEKEENLINEEIVRIKRKIKKEGGK, from the coding sequence ATGGGATTAAAAAATCGGATGGGTTTTCTCATCAAATCACAGTTCAATCACTTGGTAACAAGATCTGAAGACCCGGAGAAAGTCATTAATCAGGTGGTAGAAGAGATTGATGATGGGCTGGACAGCGCAAGATCAAGACTCTCAGCACTTAAATTCAGAGTGGAAGAAGATCAACGTCTGCTCGAGAGAATCGGGGAGCAAATTTCCTATTGGCAGGGAAAGGCAGAAGGATTTATCGAAGATAATATGGAAGAAAATGCAAAAGAGGCGGTGAGGATGAGAAGAATCCTGGAAGATCAAGAGAGGGGTATAAAGATCAGGCATGTGGAAGATGAAGAGAGGCTTAAAGAAATGGGTATTGCGCTTAAAGAGCTCGAAAGCAGGGCACAGGCGGTAAGGGCCAAAAGAAATATCCTTATTAAAAAAATGAGACTGGGTAAAGGTGAAACAAACGAGGGAAGGGAAAAAAGGGATATAACTTTCGGTATCGAATTTAAAGAACCCTTCAGTATTTTCCACAAGATGGAAGAAAGGATAGAAGGGGAGGAAGGGTTCGATTATTTATTCCGTGATAAGCAAAGGGAGATGTGCGAAAAGGAAGAGAATCTCATCAATGAGGAAATTGTAAGAATTAAAAGAAAAATAAAAAAGGAGGGAGGAAAATGA
- a CDS encoding VWA domain-containing protein, giving the protein MIRERKSLLLFFLGTFALLVGGRYIGAFPKISQPLNSTTDSVIWNVGLNRPFLHRGSNSEVLLNLKIKGQEFSSHERAPVNLVLVIDRSGSMSDSGKLEYAKDAAKTIISGLASEDRLSVVAYSTGVQLLYPIQYLRDKERAILVVDSLYPTNSTNLSGGLIMGIDQLTSIEGSDNINRVILLSDGLANVGITNVDELSRVASQAAERGIHVTTMGLGLHYDENLMMNLAEYGAGNYYFIESPTQLAGIFKKEFGQMLATVAKDSVVNLSLSPEVELKEIFGYTHTTKDCFIQINLGDLHSGQERNILIKLNAPTGSIGKHQLVNASLEFTDILNNNRNVKLEKELAYQVTEDKSKVRANEDKKISARGVSVNAAYDLYRAVTEYEKGNRRDALSKVKRALNSVVEINNSPQKSDDTIKQEDVLRGLMEDLAEEAPAPGSASGKKIIKEYKAEAREQQK; this is encoded by the coding sequence ATGATACGTGAAAGAAAATCATTATTATTATTTTTTTTAGGGACGTTTGCTCTTCTGGTCGGGGGTAGGTACATAGGCGCATTTCCAAAAATTTCTCAACCATTAAATTCGACCACAGATAGTGTCATATGGAACGTCGGATTGAACCGCCCATTTTTACATAGGGGTTCGAATAGTGAGGTTTTGCTAAACTTAAAAATAAAGGGGCAGGAATTTAGTTCCCACGAAAGGGCTCCTGTAAATCTTGTTCTTGTTATTGATAGAAGTGGTTCGATGAGTGATAGTGGAAAGCTGGAGTATGCTAAAGACGCAGCAAAAACTATAATTTCAGGACTGGCAAGCGAAGATCGACTATCAGTTGTTGCATATTCTACTGGGGTTCAGTTGTTATATCCTATTCAGTATTTAAGGGATAAAGAAAGAGCTATATTAGTAGTTGATTCGCTGTATCCCACTAATTCGACAAACCTATCTGGGGGATTGATTATGGGGATTGATCAGTTAACGTCGATTGAGGGTAGCGATAACATTAACCGGGTAATTTTACTCTCAGATGGATTGGCGAATGTTGGTATAACAAACGTAGACGAACTCAGTCGCGTCGCCAGTCAGGCGGCTGAAAGGGGGATCCATGTAACTACTATGGGACTTGGATTACACTATGATGAAAACCTCATGATGAACCTCGCTGAATACGGTGCGGGAAACTACTACTTTATTGAGTCTCCAACACAGCTAGCAGGCATTTTCAAAAAGGAATTCGGTCAAATGCTTGCAACCGTAGCAAAGGATTCCGTGGTAAATCTTTCTCTTTCCCCTGAGGTTGAGCTTAAAGAAATTTTTGGATACACACACACAACAAAAGATTGTTTTATTCAGATCAATTTGGGCGATCTGCACAGCGGACAGGAAAGAAACATCTTGATTAAATTGAATGCACCAACTGGTAGTATAGGAAAACATCAGCTTGTTAACGCTTCATTAGAGTTCACCGACATATTGAACAATAACCGAAATGTTAAATTAGAAAAGGAACTTGCCTATCAAGTAACAGAGGATAAAAGTAAGGTAAGGGCTAACGAGGATAAAAAGATTTCTGCCAGAGGTGTATCAGTAAATGCAGCGTATGACCTCTACCGGGCTGTCACTGAGTACGAAAAGGGAAATAGGAGAGATGCGCTAAGTAAAGTGAAAAGAGCATTAAATAGTGTTGTTGAAATTAATAATTCTCCTCAAAAGAGTGATGATACAATTAAGCAGGAAGATGTGCTTCGAGGTCTAATGGAAGATTTAGCAGAAGAAGCTCCTGCTCCAGGGTCAGCTTCAGGAAAGAAGATAATAAAGGAATACAAGGCAGAAGCAAGGGAGCAGCAAAAATAG
- a CDS encoding alpha/beta fold hydrolase, with translation MEQELISIPYNGSKIDALIYRSIVEKEESEREPIVIHVHGFLGNFLDGSQRFLPPILARAGFSSIAINTRMANFGLFFGYGLLDDTIPQIDRVVIFLKELGYSKIILSGYSLGTSIVLRYASIRNDPSIYPSLKGVVSLATPYSMPDSIRRRWDRLGSKPSYEQVYEEAKEILKPDPYHSTEDRTILIYRARGDSYRPEHTEIYTYKTWWFLAGPEAETAKAYKKMERIKIPILLIQGWYDDIVNPQECYDLARVALNAGNEDVSALYVNAGHTFEGKEEELGDIIIRWLNRRFRNI, from the coding sequence ATGGAGCAAGAACTAATCTCAATCCCTTATAACGGGAGTAAAATAGATGCCCTGATTTACCGCAGCATAGTTGAAAAGGAGGAATCCGAAAGAGAGCCAATAGTTATTCACGTCCATGGCTTCTTGGGCAATTTTCTAGATGGGAGCCAGCGCTTCTTACCTCCGATCCTTGCTAGGGCTGGTTTTTCTTCAATAGCTATCAATACAAGAATGGCGAATTTTGGCCTATTTTTTGGTTATGGACTGCTTGATGATACCATACCCCAAATAGACCGAGTTGTAATATTTCTAAAAGAACTTGGCTACAGCAAAATTATTTTATCAGGATATAGTCTCGGGACAAGCATTGTTCTTAGATACGCTTCTATAAGAAATGATCCGTCAATATACCCCTCTTTAAAAGGTGTTGTTTCACTTGCAACTCCTTATTCTATGCCCGATTCAATTCGTCGTCGTTGGGATAGATTGGGCAGTAAACCTTCATATGAACAAGTGTATGAAGAGGCTAAAGAGATACTTAAGCCTGATCCATATCATTCGACTGAGGATCGTACTATTTTGATATATCGGGCGAGGGGAGATTCGTATAGGCCCGAACATACAGAAATTTATACTTACAAAACTTGGTGGTTTCTCGCTGGACCAGAGGCTGAAACTGCTAAAGCTTATAAAAAGATGGAAAGGATAAAGATCCCCATACTTCTAATTCAAGGTTGGTATGATGATATAGTTAATCCGCAAGAATGCTATGATTTGGCTCGTGTTGCCCTGAATGCAGGAAACGAGGATGTCTCCGCCTTATACGTAAACGCTGGTCACACTTTTGAGGGAAAAGAAGAGGAGTTGGGGGATATTATTATTAGATGGCTCAATAGAAGATTCAGAAATATTTAA
- a CDS encoding alpha/beta hydrolase produces MIDRRRSLINFHARDGFLIHSLLITDRFENEEDLYETPMVIQVHGVLGNFLARGTPRLLPPALLERGYSSFVINTRMAFLGQIMGEGIFDDAIYDIEASIDYLTKEGYRNIFILGYSLGANLVAYFASERLDPNVKGLILEGCAYSLPDSQKKRLKKWNSIPSYEEVYKRAKKILKPDPYHANNDQIFVIYRAWAPSFNPLDAELFTYRTWWFMRGPEASHAKTCDLIKTIKVPVLFIQGSNDDIVEEWESKELAREVYESGNKNVTLRYISNAKHDCMENPEEAIETIVEWIARLENEPLSASKVKR; encoded by the coding sequence ATGATTGATAGACGACGGAGTTTAATTAATTTTCATGCCCGTGACGGATTCCTTATTCATTCGCTATTAATTACTGATCGATTTGAAAATGAAGAAGATCTATATGAAACACCGATGGTTATACAGGTCCATGGTGTCCTAGGAAACTTTCTAGCCCGTGGGACTCCACGGCTCCTTCCTCCGGCGCTGCTCGAACGGGGCTACAGTTCTTTTGTTATCAATACGCGCATGGCATTCCTGGGGCAGATAATGGGAGAAGGGATTTTCGATGATGCAATTTATGACATAGAAGCCTCGATTGATTATCTTACAAAAGAAGGCTATCGAAATATCTTTATCTTGGGATATAGCTTGGGAGCAAACTTAGTGGCATATTTTGCTTCAGAAAGACTTGATCCTAATGTGAAGGGTTTAATCCTGGAGGGATGTGCTTACTCGCTACCCGATTCTCAGAAGAAACGACTTAAGAAATGGAATAGTATTCCTTCGTATGAAGAGGTGTATAAGAGAGCAAAGAAGATTTTAAAACCCGATCCCTATCATGCGAATAATGATCAGATTTTCGTTATATATCGGGCATGGGCGCCATCATTTAATCCCCTGGATGCGGAATTGTTTACATACAGAACATGGTGGTTCATGAGAGGACCGGAGGCTTCTCATGCGAAGACATGTGATTTAATAAAGACTATAAAGGTTCCTGTACTTTTTATACAGGGCTCAAACGATGATATCGTTGAAGAATGGGAGTCTAAGGAATTGGCACGTGAGGTTTATGAATCAGGTAATAAAAATGTTACATTAAGATATATATCAAATGCCAAACATGATTGTATGGAGAATCCGGAGGAGGCTATAGAAACGATCGTCGAGTGGATAGCACGATTGGAAAATGAACCTCTATCGGCTTCCAAAGTTAAACGTTGA